The Solanum lycopersicum chromosome 2, SLM_r2.1 DNA window AGTGATGCAAGCTTTCATCGGTACATTCCAAGATTCATCGGGCTCATCACCAGAAATGCACAATGGAGGTTGTGTCCCCCGACTTCTCTTCATATAACAACTGTTACTCAGAGGTTTGGCCCATATCACAGTCTGGTCTCTCCTTGAAACAACTCTCCAACACATTCTTCTCAATAGATCATACATTGCATTCCAAATTCTTCGATTCTCGGCGTCATGCGCATAAGCTTCAGGTGAAGAGTACACAAAATAACCACCTGGTCTGAGCAATCTGTCAAGTTCTAACAGAAGAATGCCATCTCTTTGGAGCCAATCAATTCTACAGCGTGAACAATGTGCCAACTCGAATGACCTGCTAGGATAAGGTAGCCTTTTGGTTCCCAAGACTCCTAGCGTAGATGGGATTCCCCTTTCCAAAGCAAACTGTATCTGATTCTCATGTACATCATTAGGAGCAAGTGACATAGCTATAATATCATGGGAAAGAAGATAAGCCCCAAAACTAGCAACACCACAGCCAACATCAAGAACATTTCTTATGTTTCCACCATTGCTGAGCTTTTCACCAGGCAATTTGAGCATCTACACAAGAACATAACCGGACCATCGAATTATAATGCAATTCCTATAAGCAAATCAACCTGCAACATAAGTAGAATTAAGCTCAATTACCCCTGCAATTGCTGCAATATATATGTCAGCTCCATAATGAAAATGTGTTCCTCCGCCAGGGAATTTTATCTTGTCTCCATCCACAATCATCCAGTTTTGGTCCGACTTTTCCTGTGCAAGATGTGTATGGGGTATGTTTGCTTTCCACACTTGGTCTCTACTAGCTGGCCATCTAATTGGGATCTGGAAATCTAACAAGGACCTCCTTGGCATCAAAACTAGACAGAAACAATAACATAGCAACATCTAAAAGTAACCTCTGTAATGCACAAGAGGACAAATAGTAAAACAAATTGAGTAAACGGAATCAATTCAACCTCATCAATAACCGATACAAGTAGTGAACAAATTGAATAGAGTCAATTAATTCAAGCTCATCAATAACCAAATTCCTTCATGCTTTAGTACACTCTCTTAACAAAAAATCCAGAAAAAAAGCAACCAATGCTGACCTTGTAACCAGCTGGAGGTGGGATAAGACAATTGAAACGACGTTCAGGAGGAGGACAATGTCTCTCATAATGCTCCATAACAGTCAAATTGAGCCTCAATCTCAATTGATATATCAAATTTCTGTCAAGGCAGGGTATCAACTCCGAGTAGCTCATATCACAAACCTAAATAAATAGTTCAAATGAAGAACAAAACAAAGTCAagcaaatcaaaattttaataaaaccacaataaaaatgcaaactttaCAAACATCACTAAGCTAAAAACTCAAGAATTACATGCATACAGGAATACTTTTAGGAACTTCTAGTTCTTGATCTTCCATATCCATATCCATGCGGCCATGGTAAGAAATCCCAGTAACTGGATCAGAACCATCATCAATAGCTAAATGGTCACGCGCTATAGGAAGACCAGGACCCATAAACGAACAATTATAAAGACACACCAAACCCAAGAACACAATCATCCcaaataaaacatatttcaGCAGCTTGGGTCTGTGAGACAACTCCTTCTTTTGcttcattttaacaaaaaaacaaaaaaacaccCACTTCAAGATTTCAGCTTTACTCAACTGGGGTTCTTGAAAAAACACTCAAATCCCAAGTAAGAGATGCAGATCCATTTCTGTCATAGCAAGCAAAGAATTAAGACTGTTCAGTACCCATAAAAGGAGTTGCCAAGATTCACTTTTTTCAATTTCAGTGTGTTTTTAGGAGTCAGTAGAAGGAACATGTGGGAATTTTGGATGACTGGGAGTTCAGCTCAGTGTGGGTTGGCTACTGTTTGGTGCCGCTTTTAGGAAGAAAAAAGTAGCGGTG harbors:
- the LOC101254967 gene encoding probable methyltransferase PMT9 isoform X1, whose product is MKQKKELSHRPKLLKYVLFGMIVFLGLVCLYNCSFMGPGLPIARDHLAIDDGSDPVTGISYHGRMDMDMEDQELEVPKSIPVCDMSYSELIPCLDRNLIYQLRLRLNLTVMEHYERHCPPPERRFNCLIPPPAGYKIPIRWPASRDQVWKANIPHTHLAQEKSDQNWMIVDGDKIKFPGGGTHFHYGADIYIAAIAGMLKLPGEKLSNGGNIRNVLDVGCGVASFGAYLLSHDIIAMSLAPNDVHENQIQFALERGIPSTLGVLGTKRLPYPSRSFELAHCSRCRIDWLQRDGILLLELDRLLRPGGYFVYSSPEAYAHDAENRRIWNAMYDLLRRMCWRVVSRRDQTVIWAKPLSNSCYMKRSRGTQPPLCISGDEPDESWNVPMKACITPYSAKVHKEKGTGLEPWPRRLMAPPPRLEEIGVTLDEFHKDTNVWHERVVEYWKQMKSVVLKNSVRNVMDMNSNLGGFAAALKDKDIWVMNVAPVNMSSRLKIIYDRGLIGTVHDWCESFSTYPRTYDLLHSWMILSETEDRGCSIEDLLIEMDRMLRPEGFIIIRDKPHIINSVRKFLPALKWDGWSSEVEPRTDALSLSEERILIIRKNFWREKLTV
- the LOC101254967 gene encoding probable methyltransferase PMT9 isoform X2; translated protein: MHVCDMSYSELIPCLDRNLIYQLRLRLNLTVMEHYERHCPPPERRFNCLIPPPAGYKIPIRWPASRDQVWKANIPHTHLAQEKSDQNWMIVDGDKIKFPGGGTHFHYGADIYIAAIAGMLKLPGEKLSNGGNIRNVLDVGCGVASFGAYLLSHDIIAMSLAPNDVHENQIQFALERGIPSTLGVLGTKRLPYPSRSFELAHCSRCRIDWLQRDGILLLELDRLLRPGGYFVYSSPEAYAHDAENRRIWNAMYDLLRRMCWRVVSRRDQTVIWAKPLSNSCYMKRSRGTQPPLCISGDEPDESWNVPMKACITPYSAKVHKEKGTGLEPWPRRLMAPPPRLEEIGVTLDEFHKDTNVWHERVVEYWKQMKSVVLKNSVRNVMDMNSNLGGFAAALKDKDIWVMNVAPVNMSSRLKIIYDRGLIGTVHDWCESFSTYPRTYDLLHSWMILSETEDRGCSIEDLLIEMDRMLRPEGFIIIRDKPHIINSVRKFLPALKWDGWSSEVEPRTDALSLSEERILIIRKNFWREKLTV